One genomic region from Chthonomonas calidirosea T49 encodes:
- the nrdR gene encoding transcriptional regulator NrdR: MKCPFCGALNQDRVLETRAINEGATIKRRRECEACGRRFTTLEEIEEMQLFVIKNDKRREPFDRRKIVRGMQLACTGRKISTETLEEAAEDIERKLYNRLEKEVSSREIGEMVMEKLKALDQVAYVRFASVYRQFEDATQFREIVNMLRRQGNRKSG, encoded by the coding sequence ATGAAATGTCCGTTCTGCGGTGCCCTCAACCAAGACCGTGTGCTTGAAACACGGGCGATCAACGAGGGGGCGACAATTAAACGACGTCGAGAGTGCGAGGCCTGCGGAAGGCGCTTCACAACCCTCGAAGAGATCGAAGAGATGCAACTTTTTGTCATCAAAAACGATAAACGGAGGGAACCGTTCGACCGACGGAAGATCGTGCGAGGCATGCAGCTTGCCTGCACCGGCCGCAAAATCAGCACCGAAACCCTCGAAGAAGCCGCCGAAGATATCGAACGCAAACTCTATAATCGCCTTGAAAAAGAGGTCTCCTCACGTGAAATTGGGGAGATGGTGATGGAAAAACTGAAAGCGCTCGATCAGGTGGCCTATGTGCGCTTCGCGTCGGTCTATCGGCAGTTCGAGGATGCCACCCAATTCCGAGAGATCGTGAACATGCTTCGACGTCAGGGAAACCGCAAATCCGGCTGA
- a CDS encoding tyrosine-protein phosphatase, producing the protein MPVSSATERARPKRGKRFLLGSIFVFLLLIALLWWIGVFGGNVRVVVPGRVYRSAQLTGNNYTADTARLIGDDLNDVLHRYHIRTVINLRGGNMANDYYRQEIADCRRYGAVHVDISMSAHHLPPPQSLRQLLAAFDSLPYPILFHCQGGADRSGLVGALYLNIYQGVPLQEALRRELTWRYGHFAFTAAGRMNDFFALYQRTSHGLSLRDWINTVYPNLYPKVSRSAASSN; encoded by the coding sequence ATGCCTGTGTCTTCTGCAACCGAACGCGCCCGACCAAAACGTGGCAAGCGTTTCCTGCTGGGATCCATTTTTGTTTTCCTCTTGCTAATAGCCCTACTCTGGTGGATAGGCGTATTCGGTGGAAATGTACGAGTGGTTGTACCAGGGCGTGTTTATCGAAGCGCCCAGCTTACCGGCAACAACTACACCGCCGACACCGCTCGCTTGATAGGCGACGATCTAAACGATGTGTTGCACCGCTACCATATCCGTACGGTTATTAACCTGCGTGGTGGAAACATGGCCAACGATTACTATCGTCAAGAGATCGCCGACTGCAGGCGTTATGGGGCAGTTCATGTGGATATCTCAATGAGCGCCCATCATCTGCCACCTCCCCAATCGCTGCGGCAGCTACTGGCCGCCTTCGATTCTCTGCCCTATCCCATTCTCTTCCACTGCCAGGGCGGGGCCGATCGTTCCGGACTTGTGGGCGCGCTCTATCTCAATATCTATCAGGGAGTTCCCCTCCAAGAGGCTTTACGCCGTGAGCTTACCTGGCGCTATGGTCATTTCGCCTTTACAGCAGCCGGGCGAATGAACGATTTCTTCGCACTCTATCAGCGTACATCACATGGCTTAAGCTTACGGGATTGGATCAACACGGTCTATCCCAATCTCTACCCAAAGGTCTCCCGCTCCGCTGCTTCGTCCAATTAA
- a CDS encoding alkaline phosphatase family protein has protein sequence MISQTKPTSRALFLGFGLFVVCCMAIGIARGRQSTNTAHQLPTGRTVAPVGQQDDVGSFPANMALSPDGRWLAVTDTGFRQYLSIVDAQSGQRVSQLAFNGRTNGLYYGLAWAPTLQQDGSRLLYASCGALDRVAVLSVDAYGVVHDTGRVLEDPSSLPKEAGNARPNFEAGIALSSDGSKLYVAHNESSLYTNFKGSVSILDTRTGKRLGEVTTAGFPYAVVAITAGPNADKRLYVSSEMGGVVSDIDVSDPEHPKVLHEIPTGDHPIALLLNPAQDRLFVANASSDSVSLVDTSTDRVLQTLSLRGKNGLPGITPTGLALDPQSMRLYVSLGDLDAVAVIHLQHDHMALAGMVPAGWYPTAVCVANGRLYVANAKGDGTPVPNGEPRGPNGEWGHYIENILEGTVQVMPVPDEQQLASLTRKVEELDRMQNQQPLPPTGIKHVIYIIKENRTYDQVLGDLPEGNGDPKLCIFGRAVTPNQHALAERFVLLDNFYCAGEVSADGWNWSTAGMANEYVERNVPYNYSGRGRDYDFEGEVNGVPVDRMGLPNVAAPPNGYLWDAAQRAHITYRNYGFFVSFDNSHTPDGKPILSVNQPVETALVNHTDVNFMRFDTNYADSEAYRIYNCPAPTQLLAFGANKAPDRIMEWKREFDQFVKNGDLPALEMVRIMRDHTAGTRPGVPTPSAMVADNDYAVGQIVEAVSHSPYWKSTAIFIVEDDAQNGYDHVDCHRSTAYVISPYIRAHSVDHHFYNTDSILHTIEELLGLKPMCLYDAMAPVIRDFSAKPDNSAPYTAILPAKTIIAQINRRTAYGAQESERMDFSHADCAPPDELNAIIWRSVKGAKAPLPPIRHSLSIAFRRDDDDD, from the coding sequence ATGATCTCACAAACAAAGCCTACTTCACGAGCTCTCTTCCTTGGTTTTGGTCTTTTCGTCGTCTGTTGTATGGCTATAGGGATTGCCCGAGGGCGCCAGTCTACGAACACCGCCCATCAACTGCCTACCGGTCGAACCGTTGCGCCTGTGGGTCAACAGGACGATGTGGGCAGTTTCCCCGCTAACATGGCATTAAGCCCGGACGGGAGATGGTTAGCCGTTACCGACACCGGTTTTCGGCAGTATCTATCCATTGTGGATGCACAGAGCGGGCAACGGGTCTCGCAACTGGCCTTCAACGGTAGAACCAACGGACTTTACTACGGATTGGCCTGGGCACCTACTCTGCAACAAGACGGCTCGCGCCTGCTCTATGCCTCGTGTGGAGCGCTCGATCGTGTCGCGGTGCTTTCAGTGGACGCTTATGGAGTGGTGCACGATACGGGGAGAGTTTTGGAAGACCCCTCCAGTTTACCCAAGGAGGCGGGCAACGCACGACCAAATTTTGAGGCGGGTATCGCGCTCAGCAGCGATGGCTCAAAACTCTATGTAGCCCACAATGAGAGTAGCCTCTATACAAACTTTAAGGGCTCTGTGAGCATCCTAGATACGCGAACCGGAAAGCGTTTAGGAGAGGTAACTACGGCTGGCTTTCCCTATGCCGTCGTGGCAATAACGGCAGGGCCTAATGCCGATAAACGACTCTACGTTTCTAGCGAAATGGGTGGGGTCGTCTCCGACATTGACGTTTCCGACCCCGAGCATCCAAAGGTGCTGCATGAGATCCCCACCGGCGATCATCCTATAGCGCTTCTTCTAAACCCTGCGCAGGATCGCCTTTTTGTGGCCAACGCCTCTTCTGATTCGGTCTCATTGGTGGATACCAGCACCGATCGGGTGCTGCAGACTTTGTCGCTGCGCGGTAAGAATGGTCTTCCTGGAATAACGCCTACCGGCCTTGCGCTTGATCCGCAGAGCATGCGCCTCTACGTGAGCTTAGGCGACCTCGATGCTGTGGCGGTTATTCACCTACAGCATGACCATATGGCACTGGCCGGTATGGTTCCGGCTGGTTGGTACCCAACGGCCGTCTGTGTGGCGAACGGCAGGCTCTATGTTGCCAATGCAAAAGGAGATGGCACCCCTGTTCCTAACGGTGAGCCTCGCGGCCCGAACGGAGAATGGGGGCATTATATTGAGAACATTCTTGAGGGAACCGTGCAGGTGATGCCTGTTCCCGATGAGCAGCAACTTGCGTCGCTTACCCGCAAAGTTGAGGAACTCGATAGGATGCAAAACCAGCAGCCGTTGCCGCCTACGGGCATAAAGCATGTCATCTATATCATTAAGGAAAACAGAACCTACGATCAGGTGTTGGGAGATCTGCCGGAGGGCAATGGCGACCCTAAACTCTGCATTTTTGGACGGGCGGTAACTCCCAATCAGCACGCTTTGGCCGAGCGGTTTGTGCTGCTCGATAACTTCTACTGCGCTGGTGAGGTCTCGGCAGATGGGTGGAACTGGTCTACTGCTGGTATGGCCAACGAGTACGTGGAACGTAACGTGCCCTATAACTACAGTGGGCGCGGTCGAGACTACGATTTTGAGGGTGAAGTGAACGGTGTGCCGGTAGATCGTATGGGGTTGCCAAATGTGGCGGCTCCGCCGAACGGCTATCTATGGGATGCCGCCCAGCGAGCGCATATCACCTATCGTAACTACGGCTTCTTCGTGAGTTTCGATAACAGCCATACGCCGGACGGCAAGCCGATTTTAAGTGTTAACCAACCGGTCGAGACAGCGCTAGTGAACCATACCGATGTCAACTTCATGCGTTTTGATACCAACTACGCCGATAGCGAGGCTTATCGCATCTACAACTGCCCTGCTCCCACTCAGCTGCTCGCCTTTGGAGCCAACAAAGCGCCGGATCGCATTATGGAGTGGAAGCGCGAGTTCGATCAGTTCGTGAAAAACGGTGATCTGCCGGCTTTGGAGATGGTGCGCATTATGCGTGATCATACGGCGGGCACACGTCCTGGAGTCCCTACGCCCTCTGCCATGGTGGCCGATAACGACTACGCCGTAGGCCAGATCGTGGAAGCCGTCAGTCATAGCCCGTATTGGAAGAGCACGGCCATCTTCATTGTGGAGGACGACGCGCAGAATGGCTATGACCATGTGGACTGTCATCGCTCCACCGCGTATGTGATCAGCCCCTACATCCGGGCTCACAGCGTAGACCACCATTTCTATAATACCGACAGCATTCTACACACCATTGAGGAGCTTTTGGGGCTTAAACCGATGTGCCTTTACGACGCTATGGCGCCAGTGATTCGCGATTTTTCTGCGAAACCCGACAATAGTGCTCCCTACACGGCCATTCTGCCGGCTAAGACGATCATCGCGCAGATCAACCGGCGCACCGCCTATGGGGCACAAGAGAGCGAACGGATGGACTTTAGCCACGCCGACTGCGCACCGCCAGATGAGCTAAACGCCATTATCTGGCGCTCGGTAAAAGGGGCAAAGGCGCCGTTGCCACCGATACGTCACTCTCTTTCGATAGCCTTTCGGCGAGATGACGACGATGACTAG
- the ccmA gene encoding heme ABC exporter ATP-binding protein CcmA — protein MAPIRIVLSNLGHHFGTRSVFEKVHLEVVSGQIGAICGPNGAGKSTLLRIVAGLLTPTQGEARFEIAGYALDALERRTFIGYVAPDLRLYHELTGVENLQFFAELRGTKLSRDHLKQLLARVGLLGRGSDLVANYSSGMRQRLKYALALSNDPPVLLLDEPTANLDSDGVAMVEQIIAEQCQRPQGGLVLIATNEPKEERWAHKLIRIGCLSTP, from the coding sequence ATGGCTCCTATTCGCATTGTGCTATCCAATCTAGGACACCATTTCGGAACACGCTCTGTATTTGAAAAAGTTCATCTAGAGGTTGTAAGTGGGCAGATAGGAGCCATCTGCGGTCCCAACGGCGCCGGCAAAAGCACGCTTCTACGCATCGTTGCCGGCCTGCTTACGCCAACCCAAGGGGAGGCTCGGTTCGAAATCGCCGGGTATGCCTTAGACGCTTTAGAGCGCCGAACCTTTATTGGCTACGTGGCACCCGATCTTCGGCTCTATCATGAACTAACGGGGGTGGAGAACCTACAGTTTTTTGCCGAGTTGCGCGGTACAAAACTTTCGCGAGACCACCTTAAACAGCTGCTTGCTAGGGTTGGACTGCTAGGGCGTGGCAGCGATCTGGTGGCCAACTACTCATCAGGTATGCGTCAAAGGCTTAAGTACGCTTTGGCTCTGAGTAATGATCCCCCCGTGCTTCTCTTAGACGAGCCGACCGCCAACCTCGACAGCGATGGGGTTGCCATGGTAGAGCAGATAATTGCCGAGCAGTGCCAAAGACCCCAAGGCGGACTGGTGCTCATTGCAACCAACGAGCCCAAGGAAGAGCGCTGGGCTCATAAATTGATTCGCATCGGCTGCCTCTCAACCCCATAG
- a CDS encoding YeaH/YhbH family protein encodes MPNFSLSDDAWDLHRRAERDRQRHNEKVKEVIRKNLGGIISQQDIITADQGKIIKIPIRGLELPRLRFDDGDRERVGQGPGNTKPGDILGRAPSSGQGVGGGKQAGQEPGVDFYEAELTLEELTDLVFEDLHLPNLEERGVKQVPSDVIDFNTVSRKGLRGNLDRKRTLLEAYKRNAKLGKPGWKIREEDLRFKNWEITTQPQRNAVIFAMRDVSGSMGEFEAYICRSFYFWMLRFLRRKYASAEIVFITCHTEAKEVDEHAFFTLGDSGGTRMSEAYKLAQQIIEQRYNPREWNIYPFLFTDGYNWGDQECVEEIRKMVAICNLVGYGEIASDVWNQSTSFAPLGQAIQEAFANEPRVCTVKINSKEDVWPALKKFFRKYPEVQSAA; translated from the coding sequence ATGCCGAACTTTTCTCTTAGTGACGATGCCTGGGATCTCCACCGACGCGCAGAGCGCGACCGGCAGCGCCATAACGAGAAAGTAAAAGAGGTGATCCGCAAAAACCTGGGCGGGATCATCAGTCAGCAGGATATCATCACGGCAGACCAAGGCAAGATCATCAAAATTCCTATTCGAGGTCTGGAACTGCCCCGCCTGCGCTTCGACGATGGCGATCGCGAACGCGTGGGTCAGGGCCCAGGCAACACGAAACCTGGAGACATTCTTGGGAGAGCGCCTTCCTCAGGCCAAGGCGTGGGGGGTGGAAAACAGGCCGGCCAAGAGCCTGGCGTGGATTTCTACGAAGCTGAACTGACTCTAGAAGAGCTCACCGATCTGGTGTTCGAGGACCTCCACCTCCCCAACCTCGAAGAGCGCGGCGTGAAGCAGGTTCCTTCCGACGTTATTGACTTCAACACGGTATCCCGGAAGGGGTTGCGGGGCAATCTTGACCGAAAGCGCACTCTCTTGGAAGCTTATAAACGCAACGCAAAGCTGGGAAAACCGGGTTGGAAGATTCGTGAAGAGGATCTGCGCTTCAAAAACTGGGAGATCACCACACAGCCTCAGCGCAACGCCGTGATCTTCGCCATGCGCGACGTCTCCGGCTCCATGGGCGAGTTCGAGGCCTATATCTGCCGTTCCTTCTACTTCTGGATGCTGCGATTCTTGCGCCGAAAATATGCCAGCGCCGAAATCGTCTTCATCACGTGCCACACAGAAGCCAAAGAGGTAGACGAACACGCCTTCTTTACTCTGGGCGATTCGGGCGGCACTCGCATGAGTGAGGCCTATAAACTTGCCCAACAGATCATCGAGCAGCGTTATAACCCACGCGAATGGAACATCTACCCCTTCCTCTTTACCGATGGTTATAACTGGGGCGACCAAGAGTGTGTGGAAGAGATTCGTAAAATGGTGGCTATCTGCAATCTTGTTGGCTACGGGGAGATCGCCAGCGATGTTTGGAATCAGTCCACCTCCTTCGCGCCACTGGGACAAGCGATCCAAGAGGCCTTCGCCAATGAACCGCGCGTGTGTACGGTGAAGATAAACTCTAAAGAGGATGTTTGGCCCGCGCTGAAAAAGTTTTTCCGGAAATATCCGGAGGTTCAATCCGCCGCATAA